DNA sequence from the Juglans microcarpa x Juglans regia isolate MS1-56 chromosome 5S, Jm3101_v1.0, whole genome shotgun sequence genome:
ggagtcggattgtcggatttttgctcagccctattTGTGAgtcccattgagagtattttgagttgtttagATGTGTGAAGTatattgagttgttgacttttggataggtagttgaaaaaggtgtgggtcctataaatattatagtgatttcatttttagtaataaatattatagtgattttatttttagtaataaatattatagtgatttgattatagtgattttttaatattaataaatattgtagtgattttattttatttttatatataataatgataaatattataataattttatttttaatttctaaaaaatagtgataaatattataatgattttattttcatatatataatagtgataaatattatagtaatgttattttgtatttaatttttatatattatagtggttttattttttatttatatataatagttataaatattatagaatgtttatgaatagttatgagtagagattgaAATGAGTATACGAGActcattgagaatattttaaattatttgacatataaaatatttctaataatacgAGTATATTTGAAAGGTGCTGAGATATGTTAGCTAGCGAAAGTAAGCTTAACTGCACTCCAATTGTCATGCAGATGTCaggtcatatttttttatttgaaatatacaaaatgtgaaataattaaaattagatcTATTCCCCGTCTTAAATTCCACACTCCCCCAAAATCCAAAGTCGTTGTCCCCAAATCCCAGCCTCCCTAAATGCAATCTCCATTCTTCCAACTATTTCTTCAACTCCATTTCTCCTATCTATCTAACTAAATGGAGCTTGAAATGTATAGGTGTAGAGAGCTTAAACTAGTACCAGAGGTTGAAAGCTTGCAAATGGACGAAAAAATAAGGAGAACAGAGTTGGAATGGAAGTGGAAgagaacatcattaaaaaactgACGAAAGAACCAGAGGGGTGGGGGGAGAGAACAGAGTAGGAAAAGGGAAGGGGGAAAGAGAACAGCGTTAGGAGAGAAGACTCCAACGCCTTCTTTTTTACTTGTTCTTAGGAAATGGGTGAATAGATGTTGGACACGTATAAACCGGTGTGTGGGGTGAGATATCAAACCCGCTTAGAATAGATTTTCTCTTCTCCTAATTCAACGCACAAACCACCCCAAGGCCCCcaactctcttttctttcctgtttacaaaaaataaaaaataaaacaaaactctctTCTCTCCTAATCTAAATTTCGGACCCCACAACCTCTATAAATATCAGCCTCACTCGTTCTTCGTTTGAGTACAAGTACTGCAACACAAATCGAGTACCTCAATCCACTTACAAAGTCATGGCCAACCCGCGAGCAGCTTGTTTTCTCATCCTCCACTTTATTACGTTGTTTTTGGTACAGTCTTGCATGTTTAACTTTGCTAATTCTGCAATTCTCAACGTTACCACTGATCAATCTGCTCTTTTGGCCTTGAAAGATCATGTTTCTTATGATCCTCATCATGTTTTAACAAACAACTGGTCCACCTCTACTTCTGTTTGTAATTGGGTTGGTGTCACTTGTGGTTCTAAACATCTCCGAGTCAAAGCTTTAAACCTTTCCTACATGGGCCTTGTTGGTACCATTCCCCCGCACATCGGGAACCTTTCGTTCCTTGTTAGTCTAAGCATAAGCAACAACAGTTTTCATGGCTCATTGCCAACTGAGTTGTCGCGTCTTTATCGGTTGGAATCCTTAAACTTTCGATACAATGAATTGGGTGGAGAAATTCCATCTTGGATTGGG
Encoded proteins:
- the LOC121267717 gene encoding LRR receptor-like serine/threonine-protein kinase EFR, translating into MANPRAACFLILHFITLFLVQSCMFNFANSAILNVTTDQSALLALKDHVSYDPHHVLTNNWSTSTSVCNWVGVTCGSKHLRVKALNLSYMGLVGTIPPHIGNLSFLVSLSISNNSFHGSLPTELSRLYRLESLNFRYNELGGEIPSWIGLLTKLQFLDLSGNKFGGIIFMVNFRPLCTSVNSYKLYPFP